From the Anguilla anguilla isolate fAngAng1 chromosome 6, fAngAng1.pri, whole genome shotgun sequence genome, one window contains:
- the slc6a9 gene encoding sodium- and chloride-dependent glycine transporter 1 isoform X3 gives MAEKRFAGILNGAVPGEPVKRDENSRRGNWGNQIEFVLTSVGYAVGLGNVWRFPYLCYRNGGGAFMFPYFIMLVFCGIPLFFLELSFGQFASLGCLGVWKVSPMFKGVGYGMMVVSTYIGIYYNVVICIAFYYFFMSMTNLLPWTYCNNPWNTPDCSGVVSASRFNSSLANASAVVSGVAELVNRTKRTSPSEEYWKHKVLNISDDIGNFGEVRLPILGCLAVSWVVVFLCLIRGVKSSGKVVYFTATFPYVVLTILFIRGITLDGAVNGIAYYLTPQWKKILDAKVWGDAASQIFYSLGCAWGGLITMASYNKFHNNCYRDSIIISVTNCATSVYAGFVIFSILGFMAHHLGVDVSEVADHGPGLAFVAYPEALTLLPISPLWSLLFFFMLILLGLGTQFCLLETLVTAIVDEIGTDWIIRNKTVVTLGVAIVGFLLGVPLTTQAGIYWLLLMDNYAASFSLVVISCIMCICIMYIYGHKNYFKDVEMMLGFPPPIFFRICWRFVSPVIITFILIFTVIQYKPITYNDYIYPNWSLIIGFFMALSSVICIPIFALYQIANSEGTTFIERLKNSVKPDRSWGPALMEHRIGRYAPGGASGPDGGLEVRALKEEPKEEEKEKLDEISLTIQGSNGSTHNPNPNPNPSA, from the exons GGGCCTTCATGTTCCCGTACTTCATCATGCTGGTGTTCTGCGGCATCCCCCTCTTCTTCCTTGAGCTCTCCTTCGGACAGTTCGCCAGTCTCGGATGCCTAGGGGTGTGGAAGGTCAGCCCCATGTTCAAAG GGGTAGGCTACGGCATGATGGTGGTGTCCACCTACATCGGGATCTACTACAACGTGGTGATCTGCATCGCCTTCTACTACTTCTTCATGTCCATGACCAACCTGCTGCCGTGGACCTACTGCAATAACCCCTGGAACACGCCGGACTGCAGCGGGGTGGTGAGCGCGTCCCGCTTCAACAGCTCCCTGGCCAACGCCTCGGCCGTGGTGTCCGGCGTCGCCGAGCTGGTCAACCGCACCAAGAGGACCAGCCCCAGCGAAGAGTACTGGAA ACACAAGGTGCTGAACATCTCGGACGACATTGGGAATTTTGGGGAGGTGCGTCTCCCCATCCTGGGCTGCCTGGCAGTGTCCTGGGTGGTGGTGTTCCTCTGCCTCATCAGGGGAGTCAAGTCCTCTGGCAAG GTGGTGTACTTCACCGCCACCTTCCCCTACGTGGTGCTGACCATCCTCTTCATCAGAGGCATCACTCTGGACGGGGCCGTCAATGGCATCGCCTACTACCTGACCCCGCAGTGGAAGAAGATCCTCGATGCCAAG GTTTGGGGAGATGCCGCGTCTCAGATCTTCTACTCTCTGGGCTGTGCCTGGGGAGGCCTCATCACTATGGCGTCCTACAACAAGTTCCACAACAACTGCTATCG AGACAGCATCATCATCAGCGTCACCAACTGCGCCACCAGCGTTTACGCCGGCTTCGTCATCTTCTCCATCCTGGGCTTCATGGCGCACCACCTGGGGGTGGACGTGTCCGAGGTGGCAGACCACGGGCCCGGGCTGGCGTTCGTGGCCTACCCAGAAGCCCTCACGCTGCTGCCCATCTCCCCTCTCTGGTCCCTCCTGTTCTTCTTCATGCTCATCCTTCTGGGCCTGGGCACGCAG ttctgtctgTTAGAGACCCTCGTCACTGCCATCGTGGATGAAATCGGCACAGACTGGATCATCAGGAACAAGACGGTGGTCACGCTGGGAGTGGCTATTGTAGGCTTTCTCCTGGGAGTGCCGCTGACCACTCAG GCTGGGATTTATTGGTTGCTGCTCATGGATAACTACGCTGCCAGTTTCTCCCTGGTCGTCATCTCTTGCATCATGTGTATCTGCATCATGTACATATATG GACACAAGAACTACTTCAAAGATGTGGAGATGATGCTGGGCTTCCCCCCTCCCATATTCTTCAGGATCTGCTGGAGATTCGTGTCGCCCGTCATCATCACT TTTATCCTGATCTTCACAGTCATCCAGTACAAGCCAATCACCTACAACGATTACATCTACCCCAACTGGTCCCTCATCATTGGGTTCTTCATGGCGTTGTCCTCGGTGATCTGCATACCCATCTTTGCCCTCTACCAGATTGCCAATTCTGAAGGGACCACGTTCATAGAG cGGTTGAAGAACTCGGTGAAGCCGGACCGGAGCTGGGGCCCGGCCCTCATGGAGCACCGGATAGGGCGGTACGCGCCGGGCGGGGCCTCGGGCCCCGACGGCGGCCTGGAGGTGCGGGCCCTGAAGGAGGAGccgaaggaggaggagaaggagaagctgGACGAGATCAGCCTCACCATCCAGGGCAGCAACGGCTCCACgcacaaccccaaccccaaccccaaccccagcgCGTAA
- the slc6a9 gene encoding sodium- and chloride-dependent glycine transporter 1 isoform X4 produces the protein MGLLANGAVPGEPVKRDENSRRGNWGNQIEFVLTSVGYAVGLGNVWRFPYLCYRNGGGAFMFPYFIMLVFCGIPLFFLELSFGQFASLGCLGVWKVSPMFKGVGYGMMVVSTYIGIYYNVVICIAFYYFFMSMTNLLPWTYCNNPWNTPDCSGVVSASRFNSSLANASAVVSGVAELVNRTKRTSPSEEYWKHKVLNISDDIGNFGEVRLPILGCLAVSWVVVFLCLIRGVKSSGKVVYFTATFPYVVLTILFIRGITLDGAVNGIAYYLTPQWKKILDAKVWGDAASQIFYSLGCAWGGLITMASYNKFHNNCYRDSIIISVTNCATSVYAGFVIFSILGFMAHHLGVDVSEVADHGPGLAFVAYPEALTLLPISPLWSLLFFFMLILLGLGTQFCLLETLVTAIVDEIGTDWIIRNKTVVTLGVAIVGFLLGVPLTTQAGIYWLLLMDNYAASFSLVVISCIMCICIMYIYGHKNYFKDVEMMLGFPPPIFFRICWRFVSPVIITFILIFTVIQYKPITYNDYIYPNWSLIIGFFMALSSVICIPIFALYQIANSEGTTFIERLKNSVKPDRSWGPALMEHRIGRYAPGGASGPDGGLEVRALKEEPKEEEKEKLDEISLTIQGSNGSTHNPNPNPNPSA, from the exons GGGCCTTCATGTTCCCGTACTTCATCATGCTGGTGTTCTGCGGCATCCCCCTCTTCTTCCTTGAGCTCTCCTTCGGACAGTTCGCCAGTCTCGGATGCCTAGGGGTGTGGAAGGTCAGCCCCATGTTCAAAG GGGTAGGCTACGGCATGATGGTGGTGTCCACCTACATCGGGATCTACTACAACGTGGTGATCTGCATCGCCTTCTACTACTTCTTCATGTCCATGACCAACCTGCTGCCGTGGACCTACTGCAATAACCCCTGGAACACGCCGGACTGCAGCGGGGTGGTGAGCGCGTCCCGCTTCAACAGCTCCCTGGCCAACGCCTCGGCCGTGGTGTCCGGCGTCGCCGAGCTGGTCAACCGCACCAAGAGGACCAGCCCCAGCGAAGAGTACTGGAA ACACAAGGTGCTGAACATCTCGGACGACATTGGGAATTTTGGGGAGGTGCGTCTCCCCATCCTGGGCTGCCTGGCAGTGTCCTGGGTGGTGGTGTTCCTCTGCCTCATCAGGGGAGTCAAGTCCTCTGGCAAG GTGGTGTACTTCACCGCCACCTTCCCCTACGTGGTGCTGACCATCCTCTTCATCAGAGGCATCACTCTGGACGGGGCCGTCAATGGCATCGCCTACTACCTGACCCCGCAGTGGAAGAAGATCCTCGATGCCAAG GTTTGGGGAGATGCCGCGTCTCAGATCTTCTACTCTCTGGGCTGTGCCTGGGGAGGCCTCATCACTATGGCGTCCTACAACAAGTTCCACAACAACTGCTATCG AGACAGCATCATCATCAGCGTCACCAACTGCGCCACCAGCGTTTACGCCGGCTTCGTCATCTTCTCCATCCTGGGCTTCATGGCGCACCACCTGGGGGTGGACGTGTCCGAGGTGGCAGACCACGGGCCCGGGCTGGCGTTCGTGGCCTACCCAGAAGCCCTCACGCTGCTGCCCATCTCCCCTCTCTGGTCCCTCCTGTTCTTCTTCATGCTCATCCTTCTGGGCCTGGGCACGCAG ttctgtctgTTAGAGACCCTCGTCACTGCCATCGTGGATGAAATCGGCACAGACTGGATCATCAGGAACAAGACGGTGGTCACGCTGGGAGTGGCTATTGTAGGCTTTCTCCTGGGAGTGCCGCTGACCACTCAG GCTGGGATTTATTGGTTGCTGCTCATGGATAACTACGCTGCCAGTTTCTCCCTGGTCGTCATCTCTTGCATCATGTGTATCTGCATCATGTACATATATG GACACAAGAACTACTTCAAAGATGTGGAGATGATGCTGGGCTTCCCCCCTCCCATATTCTTCAGGATCTGCTGGAGATTCGTGTCGCCCGTCATCATCACT TTTATCCTGATCTTCACAGTCATCCAGTACAAGCCAATCACCTACAACGATTACATCTACCCCAACTGGTCCCTCATCATTGGGTTCTTCATGGCGTTGTCCTCGGTGATCTGCATACCCATCTTTGCCCTCTACCAGATTGCCAATTCTGAAGGGACCACGTTCATAGAG cGGTTGAAGAACTCGGTGAAGCCGGACCGGAGCTGGGGCCCGGCCCTCATGGAGCACCGGATAGGGCGGTACGCGCCGGGCGGGGCCTCGGGCCCCGACGGCGGCCTGGAGGTGCGGGCCCTGAAGGAGGAGccgaaggaggaggagaaggagaagctgGACGAGATCAGCCTCACCATCCAGGGCAGCAACGGCTCCACgcacaaccccaaccccaaccccaaccccagcgCGTAA
- the ccdc24 gene encoding coiled-coil domain-containing protein 24 — protein MAHQPDDGNSDFMESYEPEPPAWFLLKEHIPESELPEIRGILGGALIDLCTDTYSEVEMWVQIWKDVRRKRGGRAEPPRPLLADSPVVKELLKAEVRLLLLSLKEKAAREGRDEEATLSCYSPSVVSYVMSSSGQRSRTQSAGSHLAPQEAPSRPQSAKSLQEVRSGSRLSASSGGEDRVDAVKHKLNVRDVHEVVAHLKSVLTEDVESMKREIQFLQECVEQKHQSQCDSLAQEPTVSELKEERKLIQKDLKLGEAAPCPRLARVTSAGRGLLQGCRPVGQRCGSAAGAAVRSPPPVFSKDKPPLARPPRLPAEPSLPPASTARPPARILDRSRRTPESPCHRGNEVPRRRGEAGAPGSAPELLPANPASPTAPDTGDTRPAADSHAREERARTSSPGLSGYSPSCSPFPASVAQPRPPAQRQTRDEDTAPASPVSVLKPAPPAVQKPATRGQNVARRLRLPQGGLVSPT, from the exons ATGGCTCATCAACCAGACGATGGGAACAGCGACTTCATGGAGAGTTATGAACCCGAACCGCCTGCGTGGTTTCTGCTGAAGGAGCATATCCCAGAGTCTGAACTCCCGGAGATCAGGGGAATCCTTGGGGGCGCATTGATTGACCTGTGCACGGACACGTACTCCGAG GTGGAGATGTGGGTGCAGATCTGGAAGGACGTGCGCCGCAAACGGGGCGGCCGGGCcgagcccccccgccccctcctggccGACTCCCCCGTCGTCAAGGAGCTGCTGAAGGCGGAGGttcggctgctgctgctctccctgAAGGAGAAGGCGGCCAGAGAGGGAAG GGACGAGGAAGCGACCCTGTCCTGCTACAGCCCCAGTGTGGTGAGCTACGTGATGAGCAGCAGCGGTCAGCGCAGCCGGACGCAGAGCGCAGGCAGCCATCTGGCCCCACAGGAAGCTCCCAGCAGGCCGCAGTCTGCCAAGAGcctacaggaagtgag GTCCGGCTCCAGGCTCTCGGCCAGCTCCGGCGGCGAGGACCGCGTGGACGCCGTCAAGCACAAGCTGAACGTGCGGGACGTCCACGAGGTGGTGGCCCACCTGAA GTCTGTCCTGACGGAAGATGTCGAATCTATGAAGAGGGAAATTCAGTTTCTGCAG GAGTGTGTGGAGCAGAAGCACCAGAGCCAATGCGACAGCCTCGCCCAGGAGCCCACTGTATCAG agctgaaggaggagaggaagctgATCCAGAAGGACCTGAAGCTGGGGGAGGCCGCGCCCTGTCCTCGACTCGCACGCGTGACGTCTGCAGGTCGCGGACTTCTTCAGGGGTGCAG GCCTGTAGGACAGAGGTGTGGCTCTGCAGCCGGCGCTGCTGTGCGGTCGCCCCCACCCGTCTTTTCTAAAGACAAACCTCCGCTGGCCAGACCGCCCCGGCTTCCAGCCGAGCCGTCTCTCCCTCCGGCGTCAACGgcgcgcccgcccgcccgcatcCTCGACCGCTCGCGCCGCACCCCGGAGTCCCCCTGTCACCGTGGCAACGAGGTGCCGCGGAGGCGCGGCGAGGCCGGCGCGCCAGGGTCCGCGCCAGAGCTGCTTCCCGCTAACCCGGCCTCCCCTACAGCGCCCGATACCGGAGACACCCGGCCTGCGGCCGACTCCCACGCCCGGGAAGAGCGCGCGCGGACTTCCAGCCCCGGCCTGTCCGGATACAGCCCCTCCTGCAGCCCCTTTCCCGCCAGCGTTgcacaaccccgcccccccgcgcaGAGACAGACCCGCGATGAGGACACGGCCCCCGCATCGCCCGTCAGCGTGCTAAAACCAGCTCCGCCCGCAGTGCAGAAACCAGCCACCAGAGGGCAGAATGTCGCCAGGCGGCTACGCCTGCCGCAAGGTGGCCTGGTCAGCCCCACCTGA